A genomic stretch from Erigeron canadensis isolate Cc75 chromosome 9, C_canadensis_v1, whole genome shotgun sequence includes:
- the LOC122582249 gene encoding alpha-ketoglutarate-dependent dioxygenase AlkB-like, with product MYGNNNNRQSNWSSSSSSAAAAKFKQTTANWKPRPKIVIDGPLDSASSSQKDNNASLVEEPLVESEALGVKDLKTTVKSLDDNNDCISKTGKQVSDKSSMDDGEDGSSRKPFDICHKKVHSGVKLKKSLLAINKEKRNQKNRGKSIDLLRSGMVLLKNYISIEDQISIIKTCRDLGVGAGGFYQPGYQGGTKLHLKMMCLGKNWDPERKLYSDTRPFDDAKPPEIPDLFHDMVKKAIQDSNAHIKSVNPTAYGREIIRSMSPDLCIVNFYSRSGKLGLHQDKDESENSLKKGLPVVSFSIGDSAEFLYGDTRDIDKVDKVILESGDVLIFGGKSRHIFHGVSSIHPDTVPSSLQETTDMVPGRLNLTFRQY from the exons atgtatggaaataataataaccgtcagtcaaactggtcatcatcatcatcatctgctgctgctgctaaaTTCAAACAAACAACTGCTAATTGGAAACCCAGaccaaag ATTGTAATAGATGGACCATTGGATAGTGCTTCTAGTAGCCAAAAGGATAACAATGCATCACTTGTTGAAGAGCCTCTCGTTGAAAGTGAGGCTCTTGGTGTGAAAGATCTTAAGACGACAGTCAAATCATTAGACGATAATAATGATTGTATTTCTAAAACGGGGAAGCAAGTTTCTGACAAATCTTCAATGGATGATGGTGAAGATGgttcgtctagaaaaccatttgATATTTGTCACAAGAAGGTTCATTCTGGCGTAAAGCTAAAAAAATCATTACTTGCCattaacaaagaaaaaagaaaccaaaagaaCCGTGGGAAAAGTATTGATTTGTTGAGGTCTGGGATGGTACTCTTGAAGAACTATATTTCTATTGAAGATCAG ATCAGTATCATAAAAACTTGTAGGGATCTTGGTGTTGGAGCTGGAGGTTTTTATCAACCTGGTTACCAGGGAGGAACAAAGTTACATTTGAAGATGATGTGTCTTGGTAAGAATTGGGATCCTGAGAGAAAACTGTACAGTGATACGAGACCATTTGATGATGCTAAACCTCCTGAGATTCCTGATTTGTTTCATGATATGGTGAAAAAAGCAATACAAGATTCGAATGCTCATATTAAAAGCGTAAACCCTACAGCCTATGGTAGAGAAATCATTCGCTCCATGTCACCCGATCTCTGCATCGTTAACTTTTATTCAAGAAGTGGCAAGCTTGGTCTACATCAG GACAAAGATGAAAGTGAGAATAGTCTGAAGAAAGGATTACCCGTCGTCTCATTCTCGATAGGTGACTCTGCAGAGTTCTTGTACGGGGATACTAGGGATATCGATAAAGTAGATAAAGTGATTTTAGAATCAGGAGATGTATTGATATTCGGTGGGAAATCAAGACATATATTTCATGGGGTCTCTTCCATTCATCCTGATACAGTTCCCTCATCTTTGCAAGAAACAACAGATATGGTCCCAGGTCGTTTGAATCTCACCTTCAGACAGTATTGA
- the LOC122583708 gene encoding uncharacterized protein LOC122583708 gives MASNTISEFAHLRIPLEEIVKATDNFADDNIIGKGGFGNVYKGKLMRYGRLIDISCRRLDRRHGQGDVEFWTEISMLGSLKHENIITIIGYCDEKNEKIIITYYYSKGSLSMHLSDATNLTWIQRLKISLGIVRAIFYLHENIGESYYVIHRNINSSTILLDDNWKPKLSGFEFSIKHSIDRKNHIFFCEAIGTRGYMDPEIEKTGGVTHKSDIYSLGVVLFELLCGRKAFDPKLENDMFLAPLAKFRYENRTLKDIINPDLRDQMIRSESIVLFSKAAYHCLQEERVQRSDATLVGHLVDQALQYCEMKDDDDDNDSGDGIGGVNGDDCHSTPLNYIYAILFLPLTILLLQVNGFGHLRIPLTEMLWVLLMATPIDSPENSSFDESMSVCEYVAEVLECFDRESMMSVEEMNKGEIPKRCYKVNIKQYKTKEHMFNKEIEILSSCKHRNIESLLGFCDETPDMILVFDFFPSSPLSDQLEGLLLTWEKRLKVCLEIAHGINYIHNEMEDQKMIIHRAICSDNILLGDNEEVKITGFRESLMFLPLNQADDTLYIENTNPKFNPYLDPQYVKTGKLKRESDVYSFGAVLFEILCGKSAYKLTCVKDGQEHELLSQVVRQWLDAGIIKKKIASVIMGENGENKFYLNKGPNEDSLNAFLKIAHWCLAETQNERPTMKVVIKELEKALSYQENNKDNFRMSFEEIKLATHDFSPHKLIGGGGFGGVYKGKVAHRHDNGHYTIVAKRLDTSHGQGEKQYYNELQILSEYKHDNVIGLVGYSNETNEKIIVYEHACKGSLDKYLNDVSLTWRNRLKICIDFATGLDFLHEGGHGKEVVIHRDIKAANILLFDDWKTKIGDFGLSIISTVNKEADYVIDHACGTKGYLDPLYLKSGFLTTESDIYSFGVVLFEILCGRSTFEIHKYEGQFLAKFIKHKFEKGKQDEMVSESIKEEITPRSLTTFQEIAYKCLDDDREKRPTAREVLTELKKALEFQEDTNIGAETS, from the exons atggcCTCTAACACAATTAGCGAGTTCGCTCACTTGCGAATCCCACTAGAAGAAATAGTGAAGGCCACCGATAACTTTGCTGATGACAATATTATCGGCAAAGGTGGATTCGGAAACGTTTACAAAGGGAAACTTATGAGGTATGGCAGGTTGATAGATATCTCTTGCCGGAGGTTAGATCGTAGGCATGGGCAGGGAGACGTCGAGTTCTGGACGGAGATTTCCATGCTTGGTAGCCTCAAGCATGAAAATATAATCACTATAATCGGGTATTGTGACGAGAAAAACGAGAAGATCATCATCACGTACTATTATTCCAAGGGAAGTCTCTCGATGCACCTAAGCGACGCTACGAACCTCACATGGATCCAAAGACTGAAGATATCTCTTGGTATTGTTAGGGCAATATTTTACCTCCATGAGAACATCGGAGAGAGTTATTATGTCATACATCGTAACATTAACAGCTCCACGATTTTATTAGATGATAACTGGAAACCCAAGTTATCTGGATTTGAATTTTCAATCAAACATTCAATAGATCGAAAGAACCATATTTTTTTCTGTGAAGCGATTGGGACACGAGGGTATATGGACCCAGAAATTGAAAAGACGGGAGGGGTGACACACAAGTCGGACATCTACTCGTTGGGGGTCGTTTTGTTTGAACTCTTGTGCGGCAGAAAAGCATTTGATCCAAAATTAGAAAATGATATGTTTCTAGCACCATTGGCCAAATTTCGTTATGAAAATCGTACACTGAAAGATATAATCAATCCTGATTTACGGGATCAAATGATTCGATCAGAATCAATTGTACTGTTCTCAAAAGCGGCGTATCATTGCTTACAAGAGGAGCGAGTACAACGCTCAGATGCGACCTTAGTCGGGCACCTTGTTGATCAAGCACTTCAATATTGTGAAATGAAG gatgatgatgatgataatgatagtGGTGATGGTATTGGCGGTGTTAATGGCGATG ATTGTCATTCTACTCCTCTAAACTACATATATGCAATACTCTTTCTCCCACTTACCATATTGCTACTGCAGGTAAATGGCTTTGGCCACTTAAGAATTCCCCTCACAGAGATGCTTTGGGTTTTACTTATGGCTACGCCAATTGATTCACCAGAGAACTCTTCGTTCGATGAAAGTATGTCAGTGTGTGAATATGTAGCGGAAGTACTCGAATGTTTTGATAGAGAAAGTATGATGTCCGTTGAAGAGATGAATAAAGGTGAAATACCGAAGAGATGTTACaaagtaaatataaaacaatacaAGACTAAAGAACATATGTTcaataaagaaattgaaattcTTAGTAGTTGTAAACATCGCAACATAGAATCGCTTCTTGGATTCTGTGACGAAACTCCTGATATGATACTTGTTTTTGATTTCTTCCCTTCTTCTCCACTTTCTGATCAGTTGGAAGGACTACTTCTCACATGGGAAAAACGTCTGAAAGTGTGCCTTGAGATTGCACACGGAATAAATTACATTCATAATGAGATGGAGGACCAAAAGATGATAATACACCGTGCCATTTGTAGTGACAACATTTTGTTAGGAGACAATGAGGAGGTGAAGATTACTGGATTTCGAGAATCATTAATGTTCCTACCTCTGAATCAAGCTGACGACACTCTGTATATTGAGAATACAAATCCAAAGTTCAATCCTTACTTGGATCCACAATACGTCAAGACTGGCAAACTGAAAAGAGAGTCAGATGTATATAGTTTTGGAGCAGTTTTGTTTGAAATCTTATGTGGGAAGTCTGCCTATAAGTTAACTTGTGTTAAGGATGGCCAAGAACATGAACTGTTGTCCCAGGTGGTACGACAATGGCTCGATGCAggaataataaagaaaaagatagCTTCTGTAATTATGGGAGAAAATGGAGAAAACAAATTTTATCTAAATAAAGGTCCCAACGAAGATTCTTTGAatgcatttttaaaaatagcacATTGGTGTTTGGCAGAAACGCAAAATGAACGTCCAACAATGAAAGTCGTCATCAAAGAACTTGAAAAAGCATTATCATATCAG GAAAACAATAAGGATAACTTCCGAATGTCGTTTGAGGAAATAAAATTGGCCACACATGACTTCAGTCCTCACAAACTCATTGGGGGAGGAGGTTTTGGGGGGGTATACAAAGGCAAAGTTGCGCATAGACATGATAATGGGCATTATACCATTGTCGCAAAACGGTTAGATACAAGTCATGGTCAAGGGGAGAAACAATATTATAATGAGCTACAAATACTCTCCGAGTATAAGCATGACAATGTCATCGGTCTTGTAGGCTACAGCAACGAAACTAACGAAAAAATCATTGTTTATGAACATGCATGTAAAGGAAGCCTTGACAAGTATTTGAATGATGTTAGTCTTACATGGAGGAATCGACTTAAGATATGCATTGATTTTGCAACTGGGTTGGATTTTCTTCATGAAGGCGGTCATGGAAAAGAGGTTGTGATACATAGGGATATCAAAGCTGCTAACattttgttgtttgatgattGGAAGACAAAAATTGGTGACTTTGGACTTTCTATTATAAGCACGGTAAATAAGGAAGCAGACTATGTCATTGATCATGCTTGTGGCACAAAGGGCTACTTGGACCCATTGTACTTAAAATCAGGTTTCTTAACCACGGAATCCGACATTTATTCATTTGGTGTGGTTTTGTTTGAGATCTTATGTGGGAGATCAACATTTGAGATTCACAAATATGAGGGCCAGTTTCTAGCCAAGTTCATTAAACATAAatttgaaaaaggaaaacaagaTGAAATGGTATCTGAGTCTATAAAGGAAGAAATCACGCCAAGATCATTGACTACATTCCAAGAGATCGCCTACAAGTGTTTAGACGATGACAGGGAAAAACGGCCAACGGCAAGAGAAGTTTTAACAGAACTAAAAAAGGCATTGGAATTTCAA GAAGATACAAACATAGGAGCAGAAACGAGCTAA